In a genomic window of Paracoccaceae bacterium:
- a CDS encoding cytochrome D1 domain-containing protein, with product MSLSILTRSVAVSALLSLSASFAFAQEKPADHGDEASGAYQPSMTTLSQIQVEIPGRKPGDPVMTPSEYQDANTIYFQRCAGCHGVLRKGATGKALTTDITRPNGFEYLRDFITYGSPAGMPNWGTSGDMTEEQVDAMARYLLLEPAVPPEWGMAEMRDSWKVIVAPEDRPAEKMNDIDIDNLFSVTLRDAGQIALIDGASYEIKTIIETGYAVHISRISASGRYLFVIGRDAKVVMIDLWMETPGPVAEIKVGSEARSVETSKFKGFEDQYAIAGAYWPPQFVIMDGDTLEPLRIKSTRGMTYDEQDFHPEPRVAAILGSHFKPEFLVNVKETGKIMMVDYSDIDALKITEINAERFLHDGGLDSTQRYFLTAANARGKIVVIDTKESKKVAVIETEGETPHPGRGANINHPTYGPVWATSHLGDDTVALIGTDPEGNPDHAWKMVQQLYALGGGSLFVKSHPTSNHLYVDATLNPDAETSGSVAVFKIDELVQEEPEYTVLPLVEWAGIAEGQPRVVQGEFNQAGNEIWFSIWNAADLESAIVVVDDRTLELKHVIKDPRLVTPTGKFNVFNTRADVY from the coding sequence ATGTCCCTATCCATTCTTACACGGTCTGTTGCCGTAAGCGCTTTACTGTCGCTTTCCGCCTCGTTTGCCTTTGCACAGGAAAAGCCTGCGGATCACGGCGATGAAGCGTCGGGTGCGTATCAACCATCCATGACAACACTCAGTCAGATTCAGGTCGAAATTCCGGGTCGCAAACCTGGTGATCCGGTGATGACACCGAGCGAATATCAGGATGCCAATACGATCTATTTCCAGCGGTGCGCAGGCTGTCACGGGGTTTTGCGCAAGGGTGCCACCGGCAAGGCGCTGACAACGGACATCACGCGTCCGAACGGGTTTGAGTACCTGCGCGATTTTATCACCTATGGCTCGCCTGCCGGGATGCCCAACTGGGGCACTTCCGGTGATATGACCGAAGAGCAGGTGGACGCCATGGCGCGCTATCTGCTGCTGGAGCCTGCCGTGCCACCCGAGTGGGGCATGGCGGAAATGCGCGACAGCTGGAAAGTCATCGTGGCCCCCGAAGATCGACCCGCCGAAAAGATGAACGACATCGACATTGACAATCTTTTCTCGGTCACGCTGCGGGATGCCGGTCAAATCGCACTCATTGATGGCGCAAGCTACGAGATCAAGACGATCATCGAAACGGGCTATGCCGTCCACATCAGCCGTATTTCCGCTTCGGGCCGCTACCTGTTCGTGATCGGCCGTGACGCCAAGGTCGTTATGATCGACCTTTGGATGGAAACGCCCGGGCCTGTGGCCGAGATCAAAGTTGGCTCCGAGGCGCGCTCGGTTGAAACCTCCAAATTCAAAGGCTTCGAGGATCAATATGCAATCGCCGGGGCTTATTGGCCGCCGCAGTTTGTCATCATGGACGGAGATACGCTGGAACCCCTGCGGATCAAATCGACGCGTGGCATGACATATGACGAGCAGGACTTTCACCCGGAACCAAGGGTTGCTGCGATACTGGGCTCGCACTTCAAGCCGGAATTTCTCGTCAACGTCAAGGAAACCGGCAAGATCATGATGGTGGACTATTCCGACATCGACGCTCTGAAGATCACTGAGATCAATGCGGAACGCTTCTTGCATGATGGTGGTCTGGACAGCACGCAACGCTACTTCCTGACTGCGGCCAACGCACGCGGCAAGATTGTGGTCATCGACACCAAGGAAAGCAAAAAGGTCGCCGTGATCGAAACCGAAGGCGAGACACCACACCCCGGCCGCGGCGCCAACATCAACCACCCGACCTACGGACCTGTCTGGGCAACGTCGCACCTTGGGGATGATACGGTCGCACTTATCGGGACGGACCCCGAAGGCAACCCCGATCACGCCTGGAAAATGGTGCAGCAGCTTTATGCGCTTGGTGGCGGGTCGCTCTTTGTGAAATCGCACCCCACATCAAACCACCTTTATGTGGATGCGACGCTGAACCCGGATGCGGAAACCTCAGGCTCGGTTGCGGTCTTCAAGATCGACGAATTGGTACAGGAGGAGCCGGAATACACTGTTCTGCCATTGGTTGAATGGGCCGGGATTGCCGAAGGCCAGCCCCGTGTTGTTCAGGGTGAATTCAATCAGGCAGGCAACGAGATCTGGTTCTCCATCTGGAACGCCGCAGATCTGGAATCGGCCATCGTGGTGGTCGACGACAGGACGCTGGAACTCAAGCACGTGATCAAGGATCCGCGGCTTGTGACCCCGACGGGCAAATTCAACGTCTTTAACACCCGCGCAGACGTCTACTGA
- the cobA gene encoding uroporphyrinogen-III C-methyltransferase, with amino-acid sequence MLKKMNDGQVFLVGAGPGDPDLLTLRALRMMQSADVVVHDRLVSRDILALVPAGVRRINVGKKPNHHPVPQDDINALLVRLAQEGATVARLKGGDPMIFGRGSEEAAVLRAAGIKVTYAPGITAAQGVSASTGVPLTHRGLASGVRYVTGHCQANRPLDLDWDGLADTDTTLVVYMGHANMQQIAAGLIDRGLPAEHPVLVVANGTRPNESHLITQLGALQIKRANIPVPGPVLFIIGHVVSLIDDENQKVVEEILDASHLQSVLHG; translated from the coding sequence ATGTTGAAGAAAATGAACGATGGTCAGGTTTTTTTGGTGGGGGCAGGGCCCGGTGATCCTGATCTACTGACCCTGCGCGCCTTGCGAATGATGCAGTCCGCCGATGTTGTTGTTCATGACAGGCTGGTTTCGCGCGATATTTTGGCATTGGTACCTGCAGGCGTTCGGCGCATTAACGTAGGCAAGAAACCGAACCATCACCCCGTTCCTCAAGACGACATCAACGCCCTTTTGGTGCGGTTGGCGCAGGAGGGCGCAACCGTTGCCCGTCTCAAGGGGGGCGATCCGATGATTTTCGGACGTGGCTCCGAGGAAGCTGCCGTGCTGCGCGCGGCTGGGATTAAAGTCACTTATGCACCTGGCATCACCGCCGCTCAGGGCGTTTCAGCTTCAACCGGTGTGCCGCTGACCCATCGCGGACTGGCGTCCGGCGTGCGTTATGTTACCGGCCATTGTCAAGCCAACCGCCCGCTTGATCTGGATTGGGATGGGTTGGCCGATACTGACACCACGCTGGTCGTCTATATGGGCCATGCGAACATGCAGCAAATCGCGGCGGGGCTGATTGACCGCGGTCTGCCTGCCGAGCATCCGGTGCTGGTCGTGGCGAATGGTACGCGGCCCAACGAGAGCCATCTGATCACGCAACTGGGTGCCTTGCAGATCAAGCGGGCGAACATCCCCGTGCCGGGGCCGGTTTTATTTATTATCGGGCATGTCGTCAGCCTGATTGACGATGAGAACCAAAAGGTGGTGGAAGAAATCCTCGATGCTTCTCATTTGCAGAGTGTGCTGCATGGGTAA
- a CDS encoding cytochrome c: protein MGKTGALVSVVSVCAIGAGAEVLPQSQQDRLAHLVEQDCGSCHGLKLTGGLGTAITAKALDGQTVEGLTSIILDGIPGTAMPPWRPLLSETEAHWIAQYLLEVGE, encoded by the coding sequence ATGGGTAAGACCGGTGCCTTGGTGTCTGTGGTTTCGGTTTGCGCAATTGGTGCGGGTGCAGAAGTATTGCCGCAGTCCCAACAGGACCGTCTTGCCCATTTGGTCGAACAGGATTGCGGGTCATGCCATGGCCTTAAACTGACGGGCGGGCTAGGCACGGCCATCACGGCCAAGGCGTTGGACGGCCAGACGGTCGAGGGTCTGACATCTATAATTCTGGACGGCATCCCGGGCACGGCAATGCCGCCTTGGCGTCCTCTCTTGAGCGAAACCGAGGCACATTGGATTGCTCAATATCTTTTGGAGGTCGGTGAATGA
- a CDS encoding cytochrome D1 domain-containing protein has product MTRLTRMLLLCCIFALPASAEVKVHATGDMGVVIERTTGSVLIVDQSDMGVIARVEGFGDLSHASAVFSPDQRFAYIFGRDGGLTKLDLVTQSIAGRVMQAGNSIGGAISDDGRLVAVSNYEPGGVRVFDAKTLDLVADFPTASKTIGLVDAPGGRFVFSMWDTGETWIADMSGGAPEVTKITGMGANPYDALITGDGRRYIVGLFGEDGLSTLDLWSEAPVVQRILPGYGRGEEPLPVYKMPHLEGWALAGDRFALPAVGRHEVLWLDAQRLSELGRTKTHGQPVFAVARPDGRHVWVNYAHPNNDTVEIIEAASGEVVQTLKPGPAVLHMEFTARGHQVWVSVRDANRIDIYDTQTFEKIGEVPAQTPSGIFFTARAHRIGL; this is encoded by the coding sequence ATGACGCGCCTGACCCGCATGCTTTTGCTGTGCTGCATTTTCGCTTTGCCTGCAAGCGCCGAGGTAAAGGTCCATGCTACCGGCGACATGGGCGTGGTGATCGAACGCACGACGGGATCGGTCCTGATCGTGGATCAATCCGACATGGGGGTGATTGCGCGTGTTGAGGGCTTTGGCGACCTCTCCCATGCCAGTGCTGTTTTCTCCCCTGATCAGCGCTTTGCCTATATTTTCGGCCGAGATGGCGGGCTGACCAAGCTTGATCTGGTAACGCAGTCCATCGCGGGCCGCGTCATGCAGGCGGGCAATTCCATTGGCGGGGCCATTTCCGACGATGGTCGTCTGGTCGCTGTATCGAATTATGAACCGGGAGGGGTGAGGGTCTTTGACGCCAAAACGCTTGATCTGGTTGCTGATTTCCCGACAGCCTCCAAAACCATCGGTCTTGTCGATGCACCGGGCGGGCGATTTGTGTTTTCGATGTGGGACACGGGTGAGACCTGGATTGCTGATATGTCAGGAGGCGCTCCCGAGGTCACCAAGATCACCGGTATGGGGGCCAACCCCTATGACGCGCTGATCACCGGGGACGGGCGGCGTTACATCGTTGGACTATTCGGCGAGGACGGGCTGAGCACACTTGATCTGTGGTCTGAAGCCCCGGTAGTACAACGCATTCTGCCCGGTTATGGGCGCGGCGAGGAACCACTACCAGTCTATAAGATGCCCCACCTTGAAGGCTGGGCGCTGGCGGGTGATCGCTTTGCGCTGCCCGCCGTAGGGCGTCACGAGGTGCTCTGGCTGGACGCGCAGCGGCTCAGCGAACTGGGGCGGACCAAAACCCACGGCCAACCGGTCTTTGCCGTCGCCCGGCCCGACGGACGGCACGTCTGGGTGAATTATGCGCATCCAAACAATGACACCGTCGAAATCATTGAAGCCGCCTCGGGTGAGGTTGTGCAAACGCTGAAACCCGGTCCCGCCGTTTTGCACATGGAATTCACAGCACGCGGGCATCAGGTCTGGGTTTCTGTACGCGATGCCAACCGCATCGACATCTATGACACGCAAACCTTTGAGAAAATTGGCGAGGTTCCGGCGCAAACCCCCTCCGGTATCTTTTTCACCGCAAGGGCGCATCGCATTGGGCTTTGA
- a CDS encoding AsnC family transcriptional regulator, which produces MTLDALDWRLMNDWQRALPLVSRPFRDIARHLDTSEDCIIDRLQSLLETGAISRIGGTCRPNTLAASTLAAVAAPEGKIEEIAHIINAQEGVNHSYERENQWNIWFVATGPTRAFVDDILRRIADQTGLRVLDLRLKRPFNVDLGFALDGSNKLPQPREVDTNVRIEASDRAIMQALSEGMVATACPFAELADRLGQSEAAVLERVRALVEAGILSRIGVIVRHRALGWRANAMCVFVVPPEDIEACGRALTRVQGVTLCYERRPVKGVWPYTLYCMIHGRSRAETLDVLSQARVTAHMVPFEYRILFSTRCFRQQGALIDFTSAGRKTQGRQGRSDGH; this is translated from the coding sequence ATGACGCTGGATGCACTGGACTGGAGGCTGATGAACGATTGGCAACGTGCTTTGCCTCTTGTGTCGCGCCCGTTTCGGGACATCGCGCGTCATCTCGACACATCCGAAGACTGCATCATCGACCGGCTGCAAAGCCTGCTGGAAACCGGCGCGATCAGCCGGATTGGGGGGACGTGCCGACCGAACACTCTGGCCGCCAGCACGCTTGCTGCCGTGGCGGCCCCTGAGGGCAAGATCGAGGAAATCGCGCATATCATCAACGCGCAGGAGGGGGTCAACCACTCTTATGAGCGCGAAAACCAGTGGAACATCTGGTTTGTGGCCACCGGGCCGACACGCGCCTTTGTCGATGACATCCTGCGCCGGATTGCCGACCAGACGGGCTTGCGGGTGCTGGACTTGCGCCTTAAGCGGCCTTTCAACGTCGATCTGGGATTTGCTCTGGACGGGTCGAACAAGCTGCCGCAACCGCGCGAGGTCGATACCAATGTCAGGATCGAAGCAAGCGATCGGGCTATCATGCAGGCGCTCTCAGAAGGCATGGTGGCTACGGCTTGCCCCTTTGCGGAACTCGCCGACCGTCTGGGTCAAAGCGAAGCAGCTGTGTTGGAGCGGGTCAGGGCCCTGGTCGAGGCGGGGATCCTGTCGCGCATCGGCGTGATCGTGCGGCATCGCGCCTTGGGGTGGCGCGCCAACGCGATGTGCGTCTTTGTCGTGCCACCCGAAGACATCGAGGCCTGCGGACGCGCCTTGACCCGCGTGCAGGGTGTGACGCTGTGTTACGAGCGCCGACCCGTCAAGGGTGTCTGGCCCTACACCCTGTACTGCATGATCCACGGGCGCAGTCGGGCGGAAACCCTTGACGTACTCAGCCAGGCGCGGGTCACCGCACATATGGTGCCCTTTGAGTACCGCATCCTGTTCAGCACCCGGTGTTTTCGCCAACAAGGGGCCTTGATTGATTTCACCTCTGCGGGGCGCAAAACACAGGGGAGACAAGGAAGATCCGATGGACATTGA
- a CDS encoding AsnC family transcriptional regulator: MDIDQTDRQIINALQTGFPIAPCPFAVAADRLGLREDDLIARLARMKDAGIITRFGPFLDAAAMGGAFCLCAMEIPQAQFGAMTDIVNGFDEVAHNYARDHRLNMWFVLATETPEGIAEVAARIEAATSLSVFQFPKLKEFFVGFRVAA; the protein is encoded by the coding sequence ATGGACATTGACCAAACTGACCGCCAGATTATCAACGCGCTGCAAACGGGGTTTCCGATTGCGCCGTGCCCTTTTGCCGTGGCGGCAGATCGTCTGGGCTTGCGTGAAGATGATCTGATTGCGCGGCTTGCTCGGATGAAGGACGCAGGCATCATAACGCGCTTTGGCCCATTTTTGGATGCGGCCGCCATGGGCGGCGCGTTTTGTCTTTGCGCCATGGAAATCCCACAGGCCCAGTTCGGCGCGATGACAGATATCGTCAATGGCTTTGATGAGGTGGCTCATAACTATGCGCGCGATCACCGGTTGAATATGTGGTTCGTGTTGGCCACTGAGACACCTGAGGGCATCGCAGAGGTGGCTGCGCGGATTGAGGCCGCGACCAGCCTGTCGGTCTTTCAGTTCCCCAAACTCAAGGAGTTCTTTGTGGGCTTCCGGGTGGCCGCATGA
- a CDS encoding Lrp/AsnC family transcriptional regulator, producing the protein MSIQSADRALIKACQAGLPLVAKPYAQIARQLGLQEAEVMERLDGLLGQGVIRRIGIAPNHYKLGMAANGMTVWDIDDAEAEELGALVGAMVDVTHCYLRPRKRPVWPYNLFAMLHGSTRAEVEEKRQHILQLLGPAVRAHDVLYSTQILKKTGLRLATKGGT; encoded by the coding sequence ATGAGTATCCAGTCCGCAGACCGCGCCTTGATCAAAGCCTGCCAGGCGGGCCTGCCGCTGGTTGCAAAACCTTATGCGCAGATCGCGCGGCAGTTGGGTTTGCAAGAGGCAGAGGTAATGGAGCGTCTCGACGGGCTGCTCGGGCAGGGGGTGATCCGGCGGATCGGCATCGCGCCCAACCACTACAAGCTAGGCATGGCGGCAAATGGCATGACCGTCTGGGACATTGACGACGCGGAGGCCGAAGAGCTGGGCGCGCTTGTCGGCGCGATGGTGGACGTAACGCACTGCTACCTGAGGCCCCGGAAACGCCCTGTCTGGCCTTATAATCTTTTCGCCATGCTGCACGGATCGACCCGCGCGGAAGTCGAGGAGAAACGCCAACATATCCTGCAGCTGCTCGGGCCTGCGGTCCGCGCGCATGACGTTCTCTATTCAACGCAAATCCTCAAGAAAACCGGTCTGCGACTGGCCACCAAGGGAGGCACCTGA
- the nirJ gene encoding heme d1 biosynthesis radical SAM protein NirJ, with product MFRLTQYMEQLITPTQPRTRRGPVRPVVIWNLTRRCNLKCRHCYTTSSDNVFPGELSTEQAFGVIDDLAAFKIPALILSGGEPLSRSDIYELAQYARSKVPYLALSTNGTRIDTHAVQKISDIGFDYVGISIDGVGATNDWFRGQDGAFDAAVAGARLCKDHDIKVGLRFTPTEDNAEQLPAILDLCEAEGIDKFYMSHLVYAGRGNKNRGEDAGHARARRCVDLLIDRAWNALQEGRHFEVVTGNNDADAVRFLNWACARFGTEQIDHLRAHLEAWGGNSSGVGVANIDPTGKVHPDTYWSDYTVGNVKTGRFSDLWTSSDEMLGLLRTRPRPLKGRCGACAHQSVCGGNTRIRALQLTGDPWEEDPACYLSDAEIGIDTPETGRVELRKFTGRRHDPAHNFT from the coding sequence ATGTTTCGACTGACGCAATACATGGAGCAGTTGATCACCCCGACACAGCCACGCACCCGGCGGGGCCCGGTTCGGCCCGTGGTCATCTGGAACCTGACGCGCCGCTGCAATCTGAAATGCCGTCACTGCTATACGACATCCTCGGATAATGTCTTTCCGGGTGAGCTATCGACTGAACAGGCGTTCGGTGTAATCGACGATCTGGCGGCCTTCAAGATCCCAGCGCTGATCTTGTCAGGCGGTGAGCCGCTGTCGCGTAGCGACATCTATGAGCTGGCGCAATATGCCCGCAGCAAGGTCCCCTATCTGGCGCTGTCGACCAATGGCACGCGGATCGACACACATGCGGTGCAGAAAATCTCCGATATCGGGTTTGACTATGTCGGTATCAGTATCGATGGGGTGGGAGCCACCAACGACTGGTTCCGCGGTCAGGACGGTGCGTTCGACGCAGCCGTCGCAGGCGCACGGCTGTGCAAGGACCATGACATCAAGGTCGGCCTTAGATTTACGCCGACCGAGGACAACGCCGAACAACTGCCCGCAATCCTCGATCTGTGCGAAGCGGAAGGGATCGATAAGTTCTACATGTCTCATCTGGTCTACGCGGGGCGGGGCAACAAGAATCGCGGCGAGGATGCAGGGCACGCGCGTGCCCGTCGCTGTGTAGACCTTTTGATCGACCGGGCCTGGAACGCGCTGCAAGAGGGGCGGCATTTCGAGGTGGTGACCGGCAACAATGATGCCGATGCCGTGCGATTCCTCAACTGGGCGTGCGCGCGCTTCGGCACCGAACAAATCGATCATCTTAGGGCGCATCTTGAGGCCTGGGGCGGGAACTCATCGGGGGTGGGGGTCGCGAATATCGATCCAACCGGGAAGGTGCATCCCGATACCTATTGGTCCGATTACACCGTCGGAAATGTCAAAACAGGCCGCTTTTCCGACCTCTGGACAAGCTCGGACGAAATGCTGGGTTTGCTGCGCACACGGCCGCGTCCGCTCAAGGGGCGCTGCGGGGCCTGCGCACATCAATCGGTCTGTGGCGGTAATACGCGCATCCGCGCGCTGCAACTGACGGGCGATCCCTGGGAAGAAGACCCTGCCTGCTACCTCTCAGATGCCGAGATCGGCATTGATACGCCGGAAACCGGGCGGGTTGAGTTGCGTAAATTCACTGGGAGGCGACATGATCCAGCGCATAATTTCACTTAG
- a CDS encoding cytochrome D1 domain-containing protein, with product MIQRIISLSLLAVAPLGARAEPAVHYATHCAVCHGDDRLGSLGPALIPESLRRLRGEKLEAVIAKGRISTQMPGFDGQMTAEDITELAAYLHTPLPEIPVWDAARIAETLAVNPDYIAPDKPQHDADPLNIFLVVETGDHHISVLDGDTFDVLARLPTPLAVHGGPKFTPDGRFTFVMSRDGWVQKIDLWSMQEVARLRAGVNSRNIAMSKDGKYLAVANYLPHSLTILSTADMSVQRIFDVVGKDGDSSRVSAVYQAPQRDSFILALKDIPEIWEVATDPNAETVYEGFVHSHEKDMVEAIASSEGLFARRRIELSEPLDDFFFTPDYRFLIGAARESDRGVVVNLNVGRETHELPLSGLPHLGSGISWVFQDRRVMATPHLREGKLSVIDTENWEVLTQIETDGPGFFLRSHENSPYVWADVFFGPNRDAMHVIDKQSLEIVKTLRPVPGKTLAHVEFDREGRHALVSLWEDDGAILIYDAKTLEEVKRLPMRKPSGKYNVFNKITFSDGTSH from the coding sequence ATGATCCAGCGCATAATTTCACTTAGCTTGCTAGCGGTTGCACCTTTGGGCGCGCGGGCAGAACCTGCGGTGCATTATGCAACCCATTGTGCGGTCTGCCACGGCGATGACCGTCTGGGCAGCCTTGGCCCCGCGCTGATCCCCGAAAGCCTGCGCAGACTAAGGGGCGAAAAGCTGGAGGCCGTGATCGCCAAAGGCCGGATCAGCACGCAGATGCCGGGCTTTGACGGTCAGATGACGGCAGAAGACATCACCGAACTTGCTGCCTATCTGCACACACCCTTGCCGGAGATCCCGGTCTGGGACGCGGCGCGCATCGCTGAGACTCTTGCAGTCAACCCCGACTACATCGCTCCGGATAAGCCGCAACATGATGCGGACCCGCTGAATATCTTTTTGGTGGTCGAAACCGGCGATCATCACATCAGCGTGCTGGATGGGGACACATTCGACGTGCTCGCACGCTTGCCCACTCCGCTGGCCGTGCATGGAGGGCCAAAATTCACGCCAGACGGGCGGTTCACTTTTGTGATGTCGCGCGATGGGTGGGTGCAAAAGATTGATCTATGGTCGATGCAGGAGGTCGCGCGCCTGCGGGCGGGCGTCAACAGCCGCAATATAGCCATGTCCAAGGATGGCAAATACCTCGCCGTGGCCAATTACCTGCCCCATAGTCTCACAATCCTGTCGACGGCGGATATGTCAGTCCAAAGGATCTTTGACGTGGTGGGCAAGGACGGCGATAGCTCTCGGGTGTCCGCCGTCTATCAGGCCCCGCAGCGCGACAGCTTCATCCTGGCACTGAAGGACATCCCCGAGATCTGGGAGGTCGCGACCGATCCCAATGCCGAGACCGTCTATGAAGGCTTCGTGCACAGCCACGAAAAGGATATGGTGGAGGCTATCGCTTCATCGGAGGGGCTTTTTGCACGACGCCGGATCGAACTAAGCGAACCGCTGGACGATTTCTTTTTCACGCCCGATTACCGGTTTCTCATCGGAGCCGCTCGGGAAAGCGACCGGGGTGTTGTGGTCAATCTGAACGTGGGCCGTGAGACGCATGAATTGCCGCTCTCAGGGCTGCCGCATCTGGGGTCAGGGATCTCTTGGGTGTTTCAGGACCGCCGCGTCATGGCGACGCCGCACCTGCGGGAGGGCAAGCTTTCCGTGATCGACACCGAAAACTGGGAAGTTCTGACTCAGATCGAAACAGATGGGCCGGGCTTCTTTCTGCGCAGTCACGAGAATTCACCTTACGTCTGGGCCGATGTGTTTTTCGGTCCCAACCGCGATGCGATGCATGTGATCGACAAACAATCGCTGGAGATCGTCAAGACCCTGCGCCCGGTGCCCGGCAAAACGCTTGCCCATGTCGAGTTTGACCGGGAGGGGCGTCATGCGCTGGTCAGCCTGTGGGAAGATGACGGCGCGATCCTTATCTACGACGCAAAAACACTTGAGGAAGTGAAGCGGTTGCCGATGCGTAAACCTTCGGGGAAATATAATGTATTCAATAAGATCACCTTTTCTGATGGCACCAGTCATTGA
- a CDS encoding CbiX/SirB N-terminal domain-containing protein encodes MYSIRSPFLMAPVIDRPILVVTHGSPSDPEPQEVAVQALATRLGQLMPEVQVRGATLAAEGALARAVQRMDAPILCPWFMSDGWFVKTHLPKRLKAAGLSHWRATAPMGLWPGLPQLMHDRLRLRLETLGWEMSQTTVILAAHGSPSSDKPRQATESAAKALAGFGRFKAIRPCYVDEPPAIRDVVASVRRPAIVLPFFAARAGHVTDDLPEELQAARFDGPVLEPVGTWPETPALALAVIGAVYSAELA; translated from the coding sequence ATGTATTCAATAAGATCACCTTTTCTGATGGCACCAGTCATTGACCGCCCCATCCTTGTTGTAACGCATGGATCGCCTTCGGACCCCGAACCGCAGGAGGTCGCGGTTCAGGCTTTGGCGACGCGGCTTGGTCAGTTGATGCCGGAGGTGCAGGTGCGCGGCGCAACTCTCGCCGCCGAGGGCGCATTGGCACGCGCCGTTCAACGCATGGATGCACCGATCCTATGCCCGTGGTTCATGTCGGATGGCTGGTTTGTCAAAACCCATTTGCCCAAGCGCCTTAAGGCTGCCGGCCTGTCGCACTGGCGCGCGACTGCGCCCATGGGTCTTTGGCCGGGTTTGCCTCAACTGATGCATGACCGTTTGCGCCTGCGTCTGGAGACGCTGGGCTGGGAGATGTCGCAGACAACCGTGATCCTTGCTGCTCATGGGTCTCCCAGCAGTGACAAGCCGCGCCAGGCCACCGAGAGCGCTGCAAAGGCTCTTGCTGGGTTCGGTCGTTTCAAGGCGATCCGCCCCTGTTATGTGGACGAACCACCTGCCATTCGTGACGTGGTTGCGTCGGTACGGCGTCCTGCCATCGTTCTGCCCTTTTTTGCTGCCCGTGCTGGCCACGTCACCGACGATTTACCCGAAGAGCTGCAAGCAGCGCGTTTTGATGGGCCGGTACTAGAACCTGTGGGCACGTGGCCTGAAACCCCGGCATTGGCGCTGGCTGTGATTGGCGCAGTGTACAGCGCAGAACTCGCATGA